From the genome of Treponema denticola:
GAAAGATTTAATTAAACGGCTTGGTGTGCTATTTTGGAAAGTTCAAATACTGTGGTTTTGTGTTCATGGGGGTATTGCTATAATAACTTTTTTTGAAACATATTATTTAAAAAAAGTGATTGATATTTATTTTTCAAATCAAACGATACCGGAAAATTACAATGGCTTTTTGAAATATATTTTAGTTATAGTTTTGTTAGTGTGTGTGAATTTTTTGAATGTGCTTTTAGCAAAGCATGTAGGAAAAAAAGTTTATGCTGATTTGTCTCAAAGACTGACATATCAGTTTTTAAATTTAAAATGGTATGATGTGTATTCATGTAATGCGGCTGATACAGTTAAACTTTTGAATAATGATGTAAATAGGCTCATGCCGATTCTATTTGGCTTTTTCCCGGTACTCGCAATAAATATTTTAGCAATTATTTTTTACTGTGTGTATTTGTTTTTTAAAAGCATGCTTATTACCGTTTTACTTTTGATTGCATTTGTAATTTTATTTTTTGTTTCATACATTTTTGATAAGATATTAAAAAAGGATAGTAATGCACAGCGAGAAGCGCATGTGCATAAAGAAAGTTTTATTATCAACATGTATAATAATTTTAAGTATATCTTTGCAAATCAAAGATTAAAGAATACTTTAGATGACTTCAATGAAGTAAATGAAGTCTTGAATGAAACCTCCATTCAGATTGCATACCATAGCCAGATTTCAAGTTTTTTGTATACAACAGTAAGTACGATAACTATTTTATTATCATTCATTATTTTGTTTTTTTTAAAACAAGAAGATACTGCAATTACAGCAGGTCTTGTGGTACAAATCAGTACATTGATTTCGCAAGCACTGAAATATTTTTCTTCATGCTTACATGCTAAGAATCAATTAAGTATGGCAAGTGCATCTATTGACAGAATAAATGATCTTTATGCAAAAGAGCATTCCGGTACGGTGCCGGAGAATTTGCCGCAAAGCGCAGAAATAATTTGGGAGGATTCAAGGGAAAGCATTAATTTTGAATACAACAAAATAAATATAATTTGCGGTGCAAACGGAAAAGGAAAAACGACATTGCTGAATAGTCTTTGCGGATTGGAGCATACATATATCCCTGAAATAAAATTGAATGGTACACTTTCTGCGGCTGCACCGAAAAAATTATGCTACATTACAAATACAACATACTTGCGCAATGGAACAGTGTTAGAAAACATCACTGAAAATTCTGGAAAGCTAAATATTGATGTAAGTACTATTTTGCAGCTTGTCGGTATTTATGCTGAAACAAAAGTTGAAAACTTTGGTGAAAATTTAAGTGCCGGGCAAAAACAAATTGTACATATCTTGAAATTATTAAATAGTAATGCTGATGTTTTTATAATGGACGAACCTGATTCTGCTTTAAGTAACGAAGCACGCTTATGGTTTTATGAAATTATGCAGTCGCTGGTGAAAAACAATAATAAAACTTTTGTGTTGGTTTCACATAGTGCAAACATTATGGATAATTTTGACAGTGATAATGTGCACATGTTAGTTTTTTAAGAAAAATGGAGTTTGCGATCCTGAGTTATTATATGATTGGGATTTGAAATTAGATTACTTTAGCAATATGATGTTTAGGAAAGATAACGGATCATTTATTATAGCAATAAGTGATTATGATGAAAATATAATCAAAAATATAAAAAGCAGCTTTGCAAAAGAATTTTTTTATCCGTATTAGAACATTCCAATAAATTCTTCCGGCAACAGGACTTTTACTTTTGCATTTTTGTAGTCTTCAATATTTCTGGTTATTATATATTCGCATTGGTTCTCTACAGCCGAATAGTGTTGTAATGCATCTTCAAAATCAGAAAATTTTGATCTTAGTGAGTCTAATACATTCCGGTGATTGATTGCTATTACGGTTATATACTTAACTATATTTAGTATAAATTTTCTCGCCTTATTATCACTGCCGGATTTTCTCAATATATAATAAATATTGGCAACACAATTCGATGAAATATTTCCTATGATAATATTGTTTTCTGCCATTGCTAATATGATTTTACTGGCAGTAAAAAACGGTTCTCGAGCTAATGCAACATCAAGGATAATATCTGTATCAATAAAGACCCTTTTTATCATAAATATTTATCCTGCAATGCTTCACTGAGCATATCTTTATAAGATTTTCCATTATCATGAAACATTCCCGAAATGCTATCGGTTATCGGTGATTTCATTTTAGAAAAAGAAGTACCTATGTCATGATTGGTTACGATATTTTTCAGATACTCTTCTACAATTCGAGAAACACTCCTATTCTTTTTTTGAGCATATTCCTTTGCCTGTTCTATTACAGACTGCTCTATAGTCAATGTAAGCTTTGCCAACATATATCACCTCACACGTATAATTATAGCATATAAATACGTGTAAGTCCATAAGTATATATTTTATATATTAACAATAGGCGATGTTAAACCTATCTCTGTTAGACCGGTATTTCTAACAGTTGCCAGAAGCTTTCTAAAATTTAGTTTGCTCGAGGAGTTCAAAGGCAGCGGAGCGGGCTTCCTGCAAGATTTTAAAATCGCGGGCAGGATCGGCAATTGTAAAGCCTAGGTGATAGCCCGACTGCTCAACCCCTCCTATATCTCCCGGGCCGCGGAGCCTTAAATCTTCTTCGGCAATTATAAAGCCGTCATTTGTTTCCTTCATTGCGGTTAGCCGAGCCCTTCCGTCCTCGGTAATTTTTTTTCCGTAAATTAAAAAACAATAGGCTTGCAGGTCTCCACGCCCGACCCTTCCGCGAAGCTGATGAAGGGCTGAAAGACCGAACCTGTCGGCATGTTCTATTACCATACAGGTCGCATTGGGAACATCCA
Proteins encoded in this window:
- a CDS encoding ATP-binding cassette domain-containing protein codes for the protein MKDLIKRLGVLFWKVQILWFCVHGGIAIITFFETYYLKKVIDIYFSNQTIPENYNGFLKYILVIVLLVCVNFLNVLLAKHVGKKVYADLSQRLTYQFLNLKWYDVYSCNAADTVKLLNNDVNRLMPILFGFFPVLAINILAIIFYCVYLFFKSMLITVLLLIAFVILFFVSYIFDKILKKDSNAQREAHVHKESFIINMYNNFKYIFANQRLKNTLDDFNEVNEVLNETSIQIAYHSQISSFLYTTVSTITILLSFIILFFLKQEDTAITAGLVVQISTLISQALKYFSSCLHAKNQLSMASASIDRINDLYAKEHSGTVPENLPQSAEIIWEDSRESINFEYNKINIICGANGKGKTTLLNSLCGLEHTYIPEIKLNGTLSAAAPKKLCYITNTTYLRNGTVLENITENSGKLNIDVSTILQLVGIYAETKVENFGENLSAGQKQIVHILKLLNSNADVFIMDEPDSALSNEARLWFYEIMQSLVKNNNKTFVLVSHSANIMDNFDSDNVHMLVF
- a CDS encoding PIN domain-containing protein — encoded protein: MIKRVFIDTDIILDVALAREPFFTASKIILAMAENNIIIGNISSNCVANIYYILRKSGSDNKARKFILNIVKYITVIAINHRNVLDSLRSKFSDFEDALQHYSAVENQCEYIITRNIEDYKNAKVKVLLPEEFIGMF
- a CDS encoding DUF6364 family protein; its protein translation is MLAKLTLTIEQSVIEQAKEYAQKKNRSVSRIVEEYLKNIVTNHDIGTSFSKMKSPITDSISGMFHDNGKSYKDMLSEALQDKYL